A portion of the Bactrocera neohumeralis isolate Rockhampton chromosome 2, APGP_CSIRO_Bneo_wtdbg2-racon-allhic-juicebox.fasta_v2, whole genome shotgun sequence genome contains these proteins:
- the LOC126751036 gene encoding zinc finger protein 485-like has protein sequence MVGLCRLCAAVRKKDMLIPMNLDICQKVRECFGIEMCNSGDKLPKCACGICLETLQNTFSFFQKVKESQESLALLLSSSKDEKSETVNEVCVRLNESELTNSQITAQYIESVKDNKIKEVDIETDNVLTLDSMELNMQMIHRCIEEDGDDEYQSLEILNVMDVNSSLTDMDDRVGGESLSQLSENSTDVKIETYFLEDVDDDLEEGSEVNEETDTKSRDLNENNLKPTIIEILPANNCVINCSKSFETTEANNVQVNEWKLYTWICHSCSKICETFAALRLHAKENHEVHETNYLQFKCADCQKLCVHYNKFLNHVRFRHYPELSLRCDACDIQQESYQQLAAHRENCAAAQQYPLVDLCNICGKSFHSRNATLVHSRAQHNEEHSDKTNWHQCTQCEKKFKRVANLRAHEHIHSGLKEFACDICDRKFRQKHNLEVHLYTHINERVFECKICNKSLKTSNSLEKHQLIHKDIKKFACDYCDKEFRTKDAKLSHERIHTGEKPFKCKYCDRCFRFRSGLMGHINLHTGNRPYSCQDCSRQFTNWGNMNKHLKRCSKRQSSGKST, from the exons ATGGTTGGGTTGTGTCGGTTATGTGCCGCTGTTCGTAAAAAGGATATGCTTATCCCAATGAACTTAGACATTTGCCAAAAAGTAAGGGAGTGTTTTGGAATTGAAATGTGTAACAGTGGTGATAAGCTTCCCAAATGTGCCTGCGGCATCTGTTTAGAAACATTGCAAAATACCTTTTCCTTCTTCCAGAAAGTAAAGGAGTCGCAGGAATCATTAGCTTTATTATTAAGTAGTTCAAAAGATGAAAAATCTGAAACTGTTAATGAAGTTTGTGTTAGATTAAACGAAAGTGAACTAACTAATAGCCAAATTACTGCTCAATATATAGAATCGGttaaagataataaaattaaagaagttGACATAGAGACCGATAATGTGTTGACGTTAGATTCGATGGAGCTTAATATGCAAATGATACATAGATGCATAGAAGAAGATGGTGATGACGAATATCAAAGTTTAGAAATTCTAAATGTCATGGATGTCAATAGTTCGCTGACTGATATGGATGACAGAGTTGGAGGGGAGAGTCTCAGCCAACTTTCAGAAAATAGTACAGATGTTAAGATCGAAACATACTTTTTAGAAGATGTAGACGACGATTTAGAAGAAGGGTCAGAGGTTAATGAAGAAACTGATACAAAATCGCGagatttaaatgaaaacaatttgaaacctACAATTATTGAAATCTTACCTGCCAACAACTGCGTAATCAATTGTTCCAAG agTTTTGAAACAACTGAAGCTAATAATGTCCAAGTAAACGAATGGAAATTATACACCTGGATTTGCCATTCTTGCTCTAAGATATGCGAAACTTTCGCTGCATTGCGTTTGCATGCTAAAGAGAATCACGAAGTGCATGAGACCAATTATCTGCAATTCAAGTGCGCTGATTGTCAAAAACTTTGTGTGCACtataataaatttcttaatCATGTGCGATTCCGACACTATCCTGAATTAAGTTTGCGTTGCGATGCCTGCGATATTCAGCAGGAATCTTATCAACAATTAGCTGCTCATAGAGAAAATTGTGCTGCAGCACAACAATATCCTTTAGTAGATTTGTGTAATATATGTGGAAAGAGTTTTCATAGTCGAAATGCTACATTAGTACATTCACGTGCACAACACAATGAGGAACATAGTGACAAAACCAACTGGCATCAATGTACTCAATGtgaaaaaaagttcaaacgaGTGGCGAATTTGCGGGCGCACGAACATATTCATTCAG GTTTAAAAGAGTTTGCATGTGACATATGCGATCGGAAATTTCGTCAGAAGCATAATCTCGAAGTAcatttgtatacacatataaacgAACGAGTTTTTGAAtgtaaaatttgcaataaaag TTTGAAAACATCAAATAGTTTGGAGAAACACCAGCTGATTCACAAAGATATCAAGAAGTTCGCCTGTGATTATTGTGACAAAGAATTTCGCACAAAAGATGCAAAGCTATCTCATGAACGTATACACACTGGGgaaaaaccttttaaatgcaaGTACTGTGACCGGTGTTTTCGTTTTCGTAGTGGGTTAATG GGCCACATTAATTTACATACGGGGAATCGTCCATATTCCTGCCAAGATTGCAGTCGTCAATTCACCAACTGGGGCAATATGAACAAGCACTTGAAACGTTGTTCTAAACGCCAAAGCAGTGGAAAGAGCACGTAG
- the LOC126751044 gene encoding adenosine deaminase-like protein encodes MDTTNFIRQMPKIELHAHLNGSLCTKSIEELCEELYGVNSNELSENLVFDGGNLDQCFLKFRFMHELTATKRGLQLATELTIRDFAKDNVIYLELRTTPKKNSEMSKEEYVKSVLEAIERTKKIESIHVNLLLSIDRSKSVAEAEETVNIALQLKNTYKDIISGIDFSGNPKLGNFMHFIPVLEKARKNNLKLALHCAEIHNPAEIDQMIKFGMERCGHGTFLSEPQLNEIYRKNITIECCLTSNVKCSTVKCYNDHHFKHIFNGKKAPVILCTDDCGVFDTTLSNEFVLAKNTFNLTKNDLLQLSLNAVEFAFVHEHFKHDLKQRIRHYFEIPTEPEPKN; translated from the coding sequence ATGGATACAACTAATTTTATACGACAAATGCCAAAGATTGAATTACATGCACATCTCAATGGATCATTATGCACTAAATCAATTGAAGAGTTGTGTGAAGAACTATACGGCGTGAATTCCAATGAACTCAGCGAAAACTTAGTATTCGATGGTGGAAATCTTGACCAATGCTTTCTTAAGTTCCGTTTTATGCACGAATTAACAGCCACTAAGAGGGGCCTACAATTAGCTACAGAGCTAACAATAAGAGATTTTGCCAAagataatgttatttatttggaaTTACGCACAACTCCCAAGAAAAATTCGGAAATGTCTAAAGAAGAATATGTGAAAAGTGTTTTGGAGGCTATAGAACGTACTAAGAAAATTGAAAGTATTCACGTGAACTTGCTGCTATCTATTGATAGAAGTAAAAGCGTAGCTGAGGCTGAAGAAACAGTTAATATTGCATTACAACTAAAGAACACTTATAAAGACATTATCTCTGGTATTGACTTCAGTGGTAATCCGAAACTGGGTAATTTCATGCACTTTATACCAGTATTGGAAAAAGCtcgtaaaaacaatttaaagttGGCCTTACATTGTGCAGAAATTCACAATCCTGCAGAAATTGATCAAATGATTAAATTCGGCATGGAACGATGTGGTCATGGTACTTTCCTAAGTGAGCCTCaactaaatgaaatatatagaaaaaatataaccatTGAATGCTGTTTGACGAGTAATGTGAAATGCTCCACCGTAAAATGCTATAACGATCatcattttaaacatatttttaatggtAAAAAAGCGCCAGTAATATTATGCACTGACGATTGTGGTGTTTTCGACACCACCTTGTCCAATGAATTCGTATTagcaaaaaatacatttaactTAACCAAAAACGATTTACTTCAACTTTCACTGAATGCCGTAGAATTTGCATTCGTACATGAACACTTCAAACACGATTTAAAACAAAGAATTCGCCATTACTTTGAAATTCCAACTGAACCAGAAccgaaaaattaa
- the LOC126751042 gene encoding short-chain specific acyl-CoA dehydrogenase, mitochondrial yields MQSLVNVTKFLGRHGTLHNSAIRRIACLSALSDTHQMLQKTCRDFVNAEIVPKAAKHDREHLYPEDQLKKMGELGLMSITTPEEYGGTGLDYLAYSIAMEEISRGCASCGVIMSVNNSLFLGPILAYGTEKQKDVWLKPYTSGDKVGFFALSEPGNGSDAGAASTTATEKSDRYILNGTKMWITSGFEAGAGVLFATTEKSLKHKGISAFIVPKGLKGFTLGKKEDKLGIRASSTCQLIFEDCEIPKENILGKSGYGFKIAMQSLDAGRIGIASQALGIAQASLELATNYAQNRNSFGKPISKLQIIQQKLADMALRVESSRLLVWRTAWLKDNGKSYTKEAAMAKVAASEAATFCSHQCIQVLGGMGYVSDMAAERYYRDARITEIYEGTSEIQRLVIAGQVLKEHAV; encoded by the exons ATGCAGTCGCTCGTTAATGTAACCAAATTTCTag GCCGCCATGGTACTCTTCACAATTCTGCAATAAGGCGTATTGCTTGTTTATCTGCACTGTCTGATACTCATCAAATGCTACAGAAAACATGTAGAGATTTTGTTAATGCCGAAATAGTACCAAAAGCAGCGAAACATGATCGTGAACATTTATATCCTGAAgatcagttaaaaaaaatgggtGAACTGGGACTTATGTCTATAACAACTCCGGAAGAATACG GCGGCACGGGTTTGGACTATTTGGCCTATAGTATAGCAATGGAAGAAATATCTCGTGGATGTGCATCATGTGGTGTGATAATGTCTGTTAATAATTCGCTATTTTTAGGGCCAATTCTTGCGTATGGGACAGAAAAGCAAAAAGATGTTTGGTTGAAACCTTACACCTCTGGAGACAAAGTCGGTTTTTTTGCGCTATCGGAACCTGGAAATGGTTCTGATGCAGGTGCTGCTTCTACAACCGCAACAGAGAAGAGCGATCGCTATATTTTAAATGGTACGAAAATGTGGATAACCAGTGGTTTTGAAGCTGGAGCTGGCGTACTTTTTGCCACTACAGAAAAATCTTTGAAACACAAAGGAATATCAGCGTTTATAGTACCCAAAGGCTTAAAAGGTTTTACACTTGGAAAGAAAGAAGACAAACTAGGAATACGAGCTAGTTCTACATGTCAGctaatttttgaagattgtgaaattccaaaagaaaatattttaggtAAATCTGGTTATGGATTCAAAATTGCAATGCAATCCTTGGATGCAGGTCGAATTGGTATTGCAAGTCAAGCGCTAGGTATAGCTCAAGCCTCGCTAGAACTGGCGACCAATTATGCGCAAAATCGAAATTCTTTTGGCAAACCCATTtctaaattacaaattattcaacaaaagcTAGCAGACATGGCGCTAAGGGTAGAATCATCGCGATTACTAGTTTGGCGTACAGCTTGGCTGAAAGATAATGGTAAATCATATACGAAAGAAGCTGCAATGGCAAAAGTGGCTGCATCTGAAGCAGCTACATTCTGTTCACATCAATGCATTCAAGTTTTAGGAGGCATGGGTTACGTTAGCGATATGGCAGCAGAGCGTTACTATCGCGACGCGCGTATTACGGAGATATACGAAGGTACATCCGAAATACAACGACTGGTAATAGCAGGACAGGTACTGAAAGAACATGCGGTTTGA